The DNA region GGTTGATCGGAGTACCATTCAAGGGCATCCGCGCGCTACTTTTCAGCGGACCCTTACCATCAAGTGGAATCCCCGCGCCATCAATGATACGCCCGAGCAATTCCTCGCCCGCCGGAGCCTCCATCGCCCCTGATCCAGGAATGACGCGCGCGTCGGGCGTCAAACCGCGAATATCTCCTGTGGGCATGAGAAACAAACGATCTCCGCTAAAACCCACTACCTCGGCGTATACTCTTCGGTTGTCGGGAAGGATGATAAAACACCGGCTACCGATCGCGGCACGTAGCCCAACCGCTTCTAGAGTTAAACCCACTACGCGCGTGATGGTTCCCTCCACGGTCAGCCCCGGCGGTGGTCCCGACATCCGTTCCCGGTATTGCGCGAGCCGCGTCGCCCAACGGTGGCGGGGTTTTGGCTCAGGTTGTCCAGGTTTAGTCTGATTCATTATTGCCTTTCAATGGAACGGGTAATTATTTGTATTCACAATATTTAATTCAATTTAATTCAATTTTTAATCGAGGAGAAGCGCGGCCATGCGTACACTCGTGTGGGCGATGTTAATTGTAATGTTAATTACCGCCTTTCCGTCGATGGCGGCAACCAATGAGGCGCAATCAAGTTTTCCGCTGCTGGATGAAAATATTGGTACTCAATATAGCGTGGTGACCGAGCATCCCGCTCGTTCTTTTACCTTCAAGAGCACCATTCAAAGGCTCTCCATCGGTCAAATGATCTCGTTTATCAGCGGTGGTTTTCTTGGCGGCTATGTTGCTACTAGCCTTGTCGGGCGAGTCATCGGCAGGTACGCGAATACCCCAGACCGTGTCGCCTTTCTTATGATGGGAACTATCTTCGGTGCCATTCTGGGCGGTCAATGGTGCGATGACGGCTGGTGGCCTTGTTGAATGATTCAGCGCAGCGAGCCATGGATGGCAAGCGACCCCGATGATTCAATCCATTACGTAGCGACGTGGATCCGGGTGGTCGATGGCAGATTTTGATTAGCAGGCGTCGCTGGCGCACGATGAAACCCCTATGACTCGAATATTCGCAGTATTGTTCGTGGTCCAGGAGGCATCCAGGAGTTTGGCGCGCGCGTCCTCACTTTGCACTAGGATGTTAGGGCAATCGGCACGATGGATGCTGATCCCTTGAGTATGAGTGACATGGCCAACAATAGGATCACTCGGAGTTGGTCGGCAACATTGGGCAAAATGGGTCACAAGGTTGCCTACTCCTTGAACCCGGATGTGGACAGGGATCTCGGTGCCTTTCCCCGGATGGATTCGCGGCGGGGTAGTAACGGATTTGCGACGACGGGCCAGGATGTGGACAAGAGCATTGCTTACCTGAGATAACGAGACATCACCCCGCCCCACCGCCGCCATCAAGTCTTCCACATGGGTATGGCGAAAGCGCCGCATCAATATTTCAAGGTTCGCCTTCGATAACTCCAACCGCGCAAGTTCACGCTCCAGCAAGGCGCGGCCCTGCTCCACGTCATCATTATGATGCTCGTGCCTGAACCATTGGCGCACCTTGTCTCGGGCACGGCTGGTGCGTAGATAGCCCGCAGCGGGATTCAGCCAGTCTCGGCTGGGTCCTCCGCGTTTGGCGGTAAGGATCTCCACTTGTTCACCATTATGGAGTTGATAACCGAGGGGCACGATACGTCCATCCACCTTAGCACCACGGCAATGGTGACCCACTTCCGAATGGACATGGTAGGCAAAGTCAAGCGGCGTTGCTCCCTGTGGCAATTCGATTACCTGTCCTTTAGGGGTAAAAATTTGAATGTGTTCATGCTGGAGCGATTGACGGAATCGTTCGAGGAATTCACCTGGGTCGGCAGATTCCTCCAGTTCTAAAAATTGACGTAGCCATTGAATGCGATGCTCGTAGTCATTTTCGCTTCGTCCGCCCTCCTTGTAACGCCAGTGCGCCGCCACTCCCAGCTCGGCGTGATGATGCATGTCGTGGGTTCTAATCTGGACTTCCATGGTTTTGTCGTCCGGCCCCACCACAGCAGTATGTAGTGATTGATACAGATTGTTCTTGGGCTTGGCGATGTAATCGTCGAACTCGCTGGAGATCGGAAACCATAAACCATGAACAATTCCCAAGGCGGTGTAACAATCCTGCACGCTCGCTACGAGGACACGAATGGCGCGTACATCGTAAATATGATCGAATTCAACTTCCTTACGCCGCATTTTTCGCCAAATACTGTAGATATGCTTGGGGCGACCTTTGACCTCGGCGTGAATGCCCGCAGCGGCAAAATGCTTGCGCAGAATTTCAATGACTTGCTTGAGGTAGCTTTCCCGATCCAGGCGTCGTTCGTCCAGAAGGATGGCAATTTTTTGATAAATTTCTGGATTTAGATAGCGAAATGAGAGGTCCTCCATTTCCCACTTGAGCCTGCCGATCCCGAGGCGATTGGCGAGGGGCGCATACAGATCCAGGGTTTCGGTGGCGATGCGCCGCTGTTCGTGCCCGAGCAGCTTTTTTGCGCTGCGCAAGTCATGAGTTCGCTCGGCAAGCTTGATCAGCAATACCCGCATGTCCTCATCAATGGACAATAACAACTTGCGCAAGCCTTCATGATCCTCGGGACGGGTCTGACCGCTCCGCCGACGCATCACAGCTTCCATGCGCTGGACACCCGCTACCAAACGAATTACCTCTGGCCCGAGTTCCCCCAATTTTGCAGCCAGGTCTATCCCCTTAACTACCTCGGGAATATCGTGGAGCACCGCCGCCGCTAGGGTTTGAACATCCAGGCGCAGCTCTGCCAGGAGCTGGGCAACCGCCAAGGCATGATCAAAATAGGATTCTCCACTCGGGCGGCAGGTAGCATTGTAAAGCTGCCCCGCGTGGAAGCACGCCTGACGCAGGGGAGTGAAATCAAGACCCGGACGTATTTGGGATAATTGCGCAATCCACGCAGTGTAATCATTCGGGGAAGAAGTAATCGCTACCATAGTTCCATTGTAGCTGTGCTTCGTTAATGGTTACTACACCATTCGGGATCGAGAATGATTGAAAAATAATCTATTTCAAGCCCAAGTT from Gammaproteobacteria bacterium includes:
- a CDS encoding membrane hypothetical protein (Evidence 5 : Unknown function); this translates as MRTLVWAMLIVMLITAFPSMAATNEAQSSFPLLDENIGTQYSVVTEHPARSFTFKSTIQRLSIGQMISFISGGFLGGYVATSLVGRVIGRYANTPDRVAFLMMGTIFGAILGGQWCDDGWWPC
- the relA gene encoding GTP pyrophosphokinase, encoding MVAITSSPNDYTAWIAQLSQIRPGLDFTPLRQACFHAGQLYNATCRPSGESYFDHALAVAQLLAELRLDVQTLAAAVLHDIPEVVKGIDLAAKLGELGPEVIRLVAGVQRMEAVMRRRSGQTRPEDHEGLRKLLLSIDEDMRVLLIKLAERTHDLRSAKKLLGHEQRRIATETLDLYAPLANRLGIGRLKWEMEDLSFRYLNPEIYQKIAILLDERRLDRESYLKQVIEILRKHFAAAGIHAEVKGRPKHIYSIWRKMRRKEVEFDHIYDVRAIRVLVASVQDCYTALGIVHGLWFPISSEFDDYIAKPKNNLYQSLHTAVVGPDDKTMEVQIRTHDMHHHAELGVAAHWRYKEGGRSENDYEHRIQWLRQFLELEESADPGEFLERFRQSLQHEHIQIFTPKGQVIELPQGATPLDFAYHVHSEVGHHCRGAKVDGRIVPLGYQLHNGEQVEILTAKRGGPSRDWLNPAAGYLRTSRARDKVRQWFRHEHHNDDVEQGRALLERELARLELSKANLEILMRRFRHTHVEDLMAAVGRGDVSLSQVSNALVHILARRRKSVTTPPRIHPGKGTEIPVHIRVQGVGNLVTHFAQCCRPTPSDPIVGHVTHTQGISIHRADCPNILVQSEDARAKLLDASWTTNNTANIRVIGVSSCASDAC